Proteins co-encoded in one Microbacterium hydrocarbonoxydans genomic window:
- a CDS encoding cystathionine gamma-synthase, whose protein sequence is MSEHAFSTRAIHAGQEPDPTTGSIIPPIYQASTHVQDGIGGFRDGYEYNRAGNPTRSSLETQLAALENGANALSFASGLAAEDALLRGILKPGDHVVLGNDVYGGTYRLFARVLAPWGIEISTVELSDVDAVRAAIRPETKIVWIETPSNPLLKIVDIALVSEVAHAAGAIAVVDNTFASPALQQPLSLGADLVVHSTTKYLGGHSDVLGGAIVFGDDRFYEQIKFQQFAVGAVSAPFDAWLTTRGIKTLAVRVRQHSANAQSIAEWAAERPEFATVYYPGLASHAGHELAARQMSGFGGMLSLGLSAGPAAAKAFAESTELFQLAESLGGVESLIGYPPDMTHASVRGTALAVPENVVRLSVGIEDVDDLIADLERGLATVSR, encoded by the coding sequence CGATCCCACGACCGGATCGATCATCCCGCCGATCTACCAGGCATCCACTCATGTGCAGGACGGGATCGGCGGATTCCGCGACGGCTACGAGTACAACCGGGCGGGCAACCCCACGCGGTCCTCGCTCGAGACGCAGCTCGCGGCTCTCGAGAACGGTGCGAACGCGCTGTCGTTCGCGTCGGGTCTCGCCGCTGAGGATGCGCTGCTGCGGGGCATCCTGAAGCCCGGCGACCACGTCGTGCTGGGCAACGACGTCTACGGAGGCACCTATCGTCTCTTCGCGCGAGTGCTGGCTCCGTGGGGCATCGAGATCTCGACGGTCGAGCTGTCCGACGTCGACGCCGTGCGCGCCGCGATCCGCCCCGAGACGAAGATCGTCTGGATCGAGACTCCGAGCAACCCGCTGCTGAAGATCGTCGACATCGCTCTCGTCTCAGAGGTCGCGCACGCGGCGGGGGCGATCGCCGTGGTCGACAACACCTTCGCCTCTCCTGCGCTTCAGCAGCCGCTGTCGCTCGGGGCCGACCTCGTGGTGCACTCCACGACGAAGTACCTCGGCGGGCACTCCGACGTGCTGGGTGGTGCGATCGTGTTCGGCGATGACCGGTTCTACGAGCAGATCAAGTTCCAGCAGTTCGCGGTGGGCGCGGTCTCCGCTCCGTTCGACGCGTGGCTGACGACCCGCGGCATCAAGACGCTCGCGGTGCGGGTGCGCCAGCATTCGGCGAACGCACAGTCGATCGCGGAGTGGGCGGCGGAGCGGCCCGAGTTCGCGACCGTGTACTACCCGGGCCTTGCATCGCACGCGGGGCACGAGCTGGCGGCGCGTCAGATGAGCGGTTTCGGCGGGATGCTCTCGCTCGGACTCTCTGCGGGGCCAGCTGCGGCGAAGGCGTTCGCCGAGTCGACCGAGCTCTTCCAGCTCGCCGAGTCGCTCGGCGGCGTCGAGTCGCTCATCGGGTATCCGCCCGACATGACCCACGCGTCGGTCCGTGGCACGGCACTCGCCGTGCCTGAGAACGTCGTGCGGCTCTCGGTCGGCATCGAGGACGTCGACGATCTGATCGCCGACCTCGAGCGGGGACTCGCGACCGTCTCGCGTTGA